In Pectobacterium aroidearum, the following are encoded in one genomic region:
- a CDS encoding DUF1007 family protein, which produces MLHYNALKRGYGQITLLMTGLAFVQPVFAHPHSFIDMQTTVESQNDHITGLRMQWTMDPITSADLLYDAGKAKTDSEIWKKLAAEVMANVWGQHYFTDIYRDNQPVKYTLLPTEYHLSRKGNQAVLEFVLPLAHPQPLAGKPLLISTYDPTYFVDMSYQNDKAVKLAPELASRCKTTLVTPEPNAELQSYALSLDKNDAPDEDMELGKQFAQRVTLQCQ; this is translated from the coding sequence ATGTTACATTATAACGCTTTGAAACGCGGGTACGGACAGATAACGTTGCTGATGACAGGCTTGGCATTCGTCCAACCCGTTTTCGCTCACCCACACAGTTTTATTGATATGCAGACGACAGTTGAGAGCCAGAACGACCACATCACCGGTTTACGTATGCAGTGGACGATGGATCCTATCACATCGGCCGATTTGCTGTATGACGCAGGAAAGGCGAAAACCGATTCTGAAATCTGGAAAAAGCTGGCGGCGGAAGTCATGGCTAACGTGTGGGGGCAGCACTATTTCACCGATATTTATCGTGATAATCAGCCCGTGAAATATACGCTGCTGCCAACCGAGTATCACCTTTCCCGCAAAGGCAATCAGGCGGTCCTGGAATTTGTACTGCCGTTGGCACATCCACAGCCGCTGGCCGGAAAGCCTTTACTGATCTCGACTTACGATCCTACCTATTTTGTCGATATGTCCTATCAAAATGATAAGGCTGTGAAGCTCGCGCCTGAGCTAGCCTCGCGCTGTAAAACGACGCTCGTCACACCAGAACCTAACGCTGAACTGCAATCCTATGCGCTATCGCTGGATAAGAATGATGCGCCGGATGAAGATATGGAGCTGGGGAAACAGTTCGCACAGCGGGTGACATTGCAATGTCAGTGA
- a CDS encoding nickel/cobalt transporter, producing the protein MSVNLGSLPRRRPLLNRLRDLWPLWLFLALLASALHYIVGYWPQILLQSAIWQKSLHQQMAHLLQMVEQQPHQAGLSLMIFSLVYGVLHAVGPGHGKVVIMTYLATHPSKLKSSLKLTFAASLVQGLMAVALVTVVLGILQLSSRTLHNSSFWMEKGSFVLVAGLGLLLCFRALKQLYTALVQQPKPATILRVTQLNVPTDRRMRLRPAPVLSHSLHQHDDNCGCGHRHLPSNEELERDSSWRTRLMIVLAMGMRPCSGAILVLLFSKVIGVYLWGVASALVMAAGTAITISALAVLVFYCRRIVERLGANRASPVWQRATFSLLAFAGGLILVGSGILLYLSAQPAMMGGIRPFSG; encoded by the coding sequence ATGTCAGTGAATCTCGGCTCGCTACCGCGCCGGCGCCCGCTGTTGAATCGACTGCGCGATCTGTGGCCGCTGTGGCTCTTTTTGGCGCTGCTGGCCTCGGCGCTGCATTACATCGTGGGGTACTGGCCGCAAATCCTGTTGCAAAGCGCGATCTGGCAGAAATCGCTGCATCAGCAAATGGCGCACCTGTTGCAAATGGTGGAACAGCAGCCGCATCAAGCGGGGCTGAGTCTGATGATATTCAGTCTGGTCTATGGCGTGCTCCACGCCGTTGGGCCAGGGCACGGTAAAGTGGTCATCATGACCTATCTGGCGACACACCCGTCGAAGCTGAAAAGCAGCCTGAAGTTGACGTTTGCCGCGTCGCTGGTTCAGGGACTGATGGCGGTAGCGCTGGTGACCGTGGTTTTAGGGATCTTACAGTTATCCAGCCGAACGTTGCACAACAGCAGTTTCTGGATGGAAAAAGGAAGCTTCGTGCTGGTCGCGGGGTTGGGGCTCTTGCTCTGTTTCCGCGCATTGAAACAGCTGTACACCGCCCTCGTACAGCAGCCTAAACCTGCGACTATTTTGCGTGTCACCCAGCTTAACGTACCAACGGATAGACGTATGAGGCTTCGCCCGGCGCCTGTGCTTTCCCATTCTTTGCATCAGCACGATGACAACTGCGGCTGTGGGCACCGCCATCTTCCCAGCAATGAGGAGCTTGAGCGTGATAGCAGCTGGCGTACGCGCTTGATGATTGTGCTGGCGATGGGAATGCGCCCCTGTTCAGGCGCTATTCTGGTGCTGCTCTTCTCTAAAGTGATCGGCGTCTATCTGTGGGGCGTGGCCTCTGCGTTGGTGATGGCTGCCGGAACGGCGATCACGATCTCGGCGCTGGCTGTGTTGGTTTTTTACTGCCGTCGCATCGTTGAGCGTTTAGGGGCAAATCGTGCATCGCCCGTATGGCAGCGAGCGACGTTTTCTCTTCTGGCTTTTGCTGGCGGGCTGATTTTGGTTGGCTCCGGCATCCTGCTTTACCTCAGCGCACAGCCCGCGATGATGGGCGGTATTCGGCCATTCTCCGGCTAA
- a CDS encoding ABC transporter substrate-binding protein, with protein sequence MKKWLFSVVVLLGLSASAIASANPIVIEDVSGRKVEIKSEVKRIILGEGRQIYLLAAFDTEAPFQRVVGWRDDLPKADYDGYMAYEKKYPEIKKLPTFGGAKDGTFNVEQALTLKPDLVLMNLESKAATDEGKLIEKLNSLGIPVVFIDFREKPFENAEKSIHIMGQLVGKPQRAEEIIKFRREQIELVTDRLKNYQGPRPKVMIDRAGGYDEECCMSFGDENFGRMVEAAGGDNIAKNIIPGTFGSLNPEQIISSRPDVVVVTGANWKNYNTANGWVGVGPGADQKEALQRLQKLMERSAFKTLPVATNGNAHAIWHQFYDSPYQFVAIQVLAKWMHPELFKDIDPDATFRTFHEKFLPLPYQPGYWVTLPAKK encoded by the coding sequence ATGAAGAAATGGCTGTTCTCAGTCGTTGTTCTGTTGGGGCTGAGTGCGAGCGCTATCGCTAGCGCTAACCCGATTGTTATTGAAGACGTTAGTGGCAGGAAAGTAGAAATTAAATCCGAAGTGAAGCGGATTATTTTAGGGGAAGGTCGACAGATTTATCTGCTGGCTGCCTTTGATACTGAAGCACCGTTCCAACGTGTGGTTGGTTGGCGTGACGATCTGCCAAAAGCCGATTACGACGGCTATATGGCTTATGAAAAGAAATACCCGGAAATTAAAAAGCTGCCGACCTTCGGCGGAGCGAAGGATGGTACTTTCAACGTCGAGCAGGCGCTGACGCTGAAACCGGATTTGGTGTTGATGAATCTGGAATCAAAAGCGGCGACGGATGAAGGTAAATTGATTGAGAAACTCAATTCGCTGGGTATTCCGGTGGTGTTTATCGATTTCCGCGAGAAGCCGTTTGAGAACGCGGAGAAAAGCATTCACATCATGGGGCAACTGGTCGGAAAACCACAGCGTGCGGAAGAGATTATTAAATTCCGTCGTGAGCAGATTGAGCTGGTTACCGATCGGTTGAAGAACTATCAGGGCCCGCGTCCAAAAGTGATGATCGACCGTGCAGGCGGCTATGACGAAGAGTGCTGCATGTCATTCGGTGATGAGAACTTTGGTCGTATGGTTGAAGCCGCTGGCGGTGACAACATTGCCAAGAACATCATCCCCGGCACGTTTGGTTCGTTGAACCCAGAGCAGATTATCAGTTCCCGCCCGGATGTGGTGGTGGTGACCGGGGCGAACTGGAAAAACTACAACACGGCGAATGGCTGGGTTGGCGTTGGACCAGGGGCAGATCAGAAAGAAGCGCTGCAACGTTTGCAAAAACTGATGGAGCGTTCAGCCTTCAAAACGTTGCCGGTAGCAACCAATGGTAATGCGCATGCAATTTGGCATCAGTTCTATGACAGCCCATATCAGTTTGTGGCGATTCAGGTATTAGCAAAATGGATGCATCCAGAACTGTTTAAGGATATCGATCCTGATGCGACGTTCCGTACCTTCCATGAGAAGTTCCTGCCGCTGCCGTATCAACCGGGCTACTGGGTCACGCTGCCAGCGAAGAAATAA
- a CDS encoding methyl-accepting chemotaxis protein: protein MNITQRLLLTFSLMSLALISLVIVTLSLLSGFQSRFEYVQDNAIPSIKDLNSLVDKSNSLVLFLYRHQTTDDDRKLPAIEQDINRTIEEMKNLNEYYLINDVSSEEDRLLINTAIDLTKKLQASLPVFLNASKANQNEIALGLLQGTGGPGEAVRNLLANYRKQFDLNVKLGDDLRVVNKRVYEQTWFGLLSGTLLIVLLIGFFAVRTILGIRKSLNNMSQTMENVSTHLDLTIQADDRRKDEVGNTARAFNSLMHRVSSALASVSASSQSVSSAATQIAAGNEDLSSRTEEQAASLEQTAASMTEISETVRQNAENTQQASLLAGNASRISINSADSVNTMLNTMEHIRTSSGKITDIIALIEGIAFQTNILALNAAVEAARAGEQGRGFAVVAGEVRTLAQRSSTAAREIKDLIDASNSLVSAGVDQASDVGKNMSAMKDAIQQVTDLVNEIAAATEEQSRGISQVHQAVNQMDDVTQQNASLVEEASAASQSLQEQASTLSQLVGQFIVGQVPSLALASASAPVLPGISTPRLSPVRKKGVVTQDETDWQSF from the coding sequence ATGAATATCACGCAACGCTTGCTGCTGACGTTTTCGCTAATGTCGCTAGCACTTATCTCATTAGTTATAGTCACTTTATCATTGTTATCAGGGTTCCAGTCTCGTTTTGAATATGTTCAGGACAATGCGATTCCGAGCATCAAAGATTTAAATAGTCTGGTGGATAAAAGTAATTCGCTGGTGCTTTTTTTGTATCGTCATCAGACCACGGATGACGATCGTAAGCTGCCCGCGATCGAACAGGACATTAATAGAACCATCGAGGAAATGAAGAACCTCAATGAGTACTACCTGATCAATGATGTCTCCAGTGAGGAAGATCGACTACTGATCAACACGGCGATTGACCTGACAAAAAAATTACAGGCGTCGCTACCTGTTTTTCTTAACGCGTCAAAGGCAAATCAAAACGAGATCGCGCTTGGCCTGCTGCAGGGAACGGGTGGGCCTGGAGAAGCGGTTCGTAACCTGCTCGCCAATTACCGTAAACAGTTCGATCTGAATGTCAAATTGGGTGATGACTTACGTGTGGTGAATAAACGGGTCTATGAGCAAACGTGGTTTGGTCTGTTGTCCGGTACGTTACTGATCGTGTTATTGATCGGCTTTTTTGCGGTGAGAACCATTCTGGGTATTAGAAAAAGCTTGAACAATATGAGTCAAACGATGGAGAACGTCAGCACGCATCTCGACCTGACGATTCAAGCTGACGATCGGCGCAAAGATGAAGTAGGAAATACTGCCCGTGCCTTTAATAGCCTGATGCACCGGGTATCTTCGGCGTTGGCATCGGTGAGTGCGTCATCGCAGTCGGTGAGTAGCGCGGCGACGCAGATTGCCGCGGGTAATGAAGATTTGTCATCCCGTACCGAGGAACAGGCTGCTTCGCTGGAACAAACCGCCGCCAGTATGACGGAAATCAGTGAGACAGTGCGCCAGAATGCGGAGAACACGCAACAGGCCAGCCTGCTGGCGGGGAATGCCAGCCGAATTTCCATCAATAGCGCGGATTCCGTTAACACGATGCTGAATACGATGGAACATATTCGTACCAGCTCGGGCAAGATCACCGACATTATTGCGCTTATCGAAGGGATTGCATTTCAGACCAATATTCTTGCCCTGAATGCGGCGGTAGAAGCAGCGCGCGCCGGCGAGCAGGGACGCGGTTTTGCGGTGGTGGCGGGAGAAGTTCGCACGCTGGCACAGCGGTCATCCACGGCGGCGCGTGAAATCAAGGATTTGATTGATGCTTCAAACTCGCTGGTATCGGCAGGTGTTGATCAGGCCAGCGACGTAGGGAAAAACATGTCGGCGATGAAAGACGCGATCCAGCAGGTGACGGATTTGGTGAATGAAATCGCGGCGGCGACCGAGGAACAAAGCCGAGGTATCAGTCAGGTGCATCAGGCCGTTAACCAGATGGACGATGTGACTCAGCAAAACGCCTCATTGGTGGAGGAGGCTTCTGCGGCGTCGCAGTCGCTACAAGAGCAGGCGAGTACGCTGAGTCAGTTGGTGGGGCAGTTCATTGTAGGGCAGGTACCCTCTCTGGCGCTTGCTTCCGCTTCTGCACCTGTGCTACCGGGAATATCAACGCCGCGTCTTTCTCCCGTGAGGAAAAAAGGCGTCGTCACTCAGGATGAAACGGACTGGCAGAGTTTCTGA
- a CDS encoding ABC transporter ATP-binding protein: MNQQTASGLRLSHFRAGYPKRQVIRDLSVPLLPRGKITVLLGPNGSGKSTLLRAMAGLNASEGELWLDDTNLMTLPFAQRAEKVVYLPQSLPAGVHLHVLESIIVAQRASGGMHSAEKQDEVMNLLRQLGIEHLALSYLDQLSGGQKQLVGLAQSLIRQPSLLLLDEPLSALDLNYQFHVMDLVRKETRKRNIITVVVVHDINIALRHGDHVLMLQNGNLIADGAPAEVISPESLSAVYGVRGRIERCSQGVPQVIIDGLVSEPTI; the protein is encoded by the coding sequence ATGAACCAGCAAACCGCTTCTGGATTACGCCTTTCCCACTTTCGCGCCGGTTATCCTAAACGTCAGGTGATTCGCGATCTGTCCGTACCTCTGCTGCCGCGCGGGAAAATTACCGTGCTGCTCGGCCCCAACGGCAGCGGTAAATCCACGCTGCTGCGAGCCATGGCGGGCCTGAATGCCTCCGAGGGCGAACTGTGGTTGGATGATACCAATCTGATGACGTTGCCATTCGCTCAGCGGGCGGAAAAAGTCGTTTATCTGCCGCAATCCCTTCCCGCAGGCGTTCACCTGCACGTGCTGGAATCGATCATCGTCGCACAGCGTGCGTCCGGCGGCATGCACAGTGCTGAAAAGCAGGATGAAGTCATGAATCTGCTGCGTCAGCTTGGCATTGAACATCTGGCGTTGAGCTATCTCGACCAGCTCTCAGGCGGGCAGAAACAGCTGGTCGGATTAGCGCAATCGCTGATCCGCCAACCTTCGCTTCTCCTACTGGACGAACCGCTTAGCGCGCTGGATTTGAACTATCAGTTCCACGTCATGGATTTGGTGCGCAAGGAAACGCGTAAGCGCAACATCATTACCGTCGTGGTGGTGCATGACATCAATATCGCGCTGCGTCACGGCGACCATGTACTGATGCTACAAAACGGTAACCTGATTGCTGACGGCGCGCCGGCCGAGGTGATTAGCCCGGAAAGTTTATCAGCGGTCTATGGCGTACGCGGCCGTATCGAGCGCTGTTCACAGGGCGTTCCGCAGGTGATTATCGACGGATTGGTAAGCGAACCGACCATCTAA
- a CDS encoding iron ABC transporter permease: protein MSTTTEPGIRNTAADANTVMDNYRGIIRRRVGVMAILLLIIIGSLLLDFTMGPSGLTLDVLWQTLTDPASADAGTRVIVWDIRLPYALMAIIVGLALGLAGAEMQTILNNPLASPFTLGVSSAAAFGAALAIVLGIGIPGIPAQWFISANAFIFALLAALLLDGITRWTQVATSGVVLFGIALVFTFNALVSMLQFIANEDTLQGLVFWTMGSLARASWEKLGILLLVLAIIMPISLMSSWKLTALRLGEDRAVSFGINVRRLRLATLLRISILSAISVAFVGPIGFIGLVAPHIARMVFGEDHRFYLPASALTGALVLSMASVASKNLIPGVIIPVGIVTSLVGVPFFLSIILRHRGNV from the coding sequence ATGAGTACGACCACTGAACCGGGTATCCGCAATACTGCCGCGGATGCCAACACCGTTATGGACAACTATCGCGGCATCATTCGACGCCGCGTGGGTGTGATGGCGATACTGCTGTTGATCATCATCGGCTCGTTGTTGCTGGATTTCACGATGGGGCCTTCAGGCCTGACGCTTGATGTGCTGTGGCAAACGCTGACCGATCCGGCCAGCGCCGATGCCGGTACACGCGTGATCGTTTGGGATATTCGTCTGCCTTACGCGCTAATGGCGATTATTGTCGGGCTGGCGCTCGGCTTGGCTGGCGCAGAAATGCAAACCATCCTGAATAACCCGTTGGCCAGTCCGTTTACGCTCGGCGTTTCTTCCGCCGCCGCATTCGGCGCCGCGCTGGCTATCGTCCTCGGCATCGGTATCCCCGGCATTCCGGCTCAGTGGTTTATCTCTGCAAACGCTTTTATCTTTGCTCTGCTGGCAGCCTTGCTGCTTGATGGGATTACGCGCTGGACGCAGGTCGCCACGTCTGGCGTCGTGCTATTCGGTATCGCGCTGGTGTTCACTTTCAATGCGCTGGTTTCCATGCTCCAGTTCATCGCCAACGAAGACACGCTGCAAGGCCTGGTGTTCTGGACGATGGGCAGCCTGGCGCGCGCGTCGTGGGAAAAACTGGGCATCCTGCTGCTGGTTCTGGCCATCATCATGCCCATTTCGCTGATGAGCTCATGGAAACTGACGGCGCTGCGGTTGGGTGAAGATCGCGCCGTGAGTTTTGGCATTAACGTTCGCCGCCTGCGTCTGGCGACGCTACTGCGCATCAGTATTTTATCTGCCATTTCAGTCGCATTTGTTGGCCCCATCGGCTTTATCGGTCTGGTTGCCCCGCATATCGCACGTATGGTTTTCGGTGAAGATCACCGCTTCTATCTGCCTGCCAGTGCCTTAACCGGCGCGCTCGTGCTGTCGATGGCGTCCGTTGCCTCGAAAAACCTCATCCCCGGCGTCATTATCCCGGTCGGTATCGTCACATCACTGGTTGGCGTGCCTTTCTTCCTGAGTATTATCCTGCGCCACAGAGGAAACGTATGA
- a CDS encoding ABC transporter substrate-binding protein, whose product MLRKSVRSLFLTALCTTPLFSYATQYPLTVTDLDGKSVTIKQEPQRIILQDGRDIMAMALLDRDNPFQRLVAWNNLAKKQDTATWDMLKGKWPESVGILDMGFSDKGNIDLESVLSKQPDLMIAQLRAKPALKESGVIDKLSALNIPVLFVDYEVNPAKDTAPSIDLLGKVLNREANAKAYTDFYRQHFDAIQQKTATITPKPSVFVEPIAGNSDSCCFTHSKSGWGGLVEAVGAKNIGSDLLPGATGFVSLEKIISMKPDAYIMTGSKRGNSQVLPLGYGASVEDVRNQANVLLSRTGISQIPAVQAKHVYGVYHHFYNHPYNIVGMEYLAKDIYPQAFTSLNPDDTYHHIIQNFTSLPDSDFIFAWKQGE is encoded by the coding sequence ATGTTAAGAAAATCAGTAAGATCGCTCTTTCTGACCGCCCTTTGCACCACCCCACTTTTCAGCTACGCCACCCAATATCCCCTTACCGTCACCGATCTTGACGGGAAAAGTGTCACCATTAAACAAGAACCGCAGCGCATCATTTTGCAGGATGGCCGCGATATTATGGCGATGGCACTGCTCGACCGTGATAATCCCTTCCAGCGTCTGGTTGCCTGGAACAATCTGGCAAAAAAACAGGACACAGCAACCTGGGACATGCTGAAAGGAAAATGGCCTGAGTCCGTCGGCATTCTGGATATGGGATTTAGTGACAAAGGCAACATCGACCTGGAAAGCGTGCTGTCAAAACAGCCGGACTTGATGATTGCCCAGTTGCGTGCCAAGCCAGCGTTGAAGGAAAGCGGTGTGATCGACAAGCTCAGCGCGCTGAATATTCCCGTCCTGTTTGTCGATTACGAAGTGAATCCGGCGAAAGATACCGCCCCCAGCATCGATCTATTGGGGAAAGTGCTGAACCGCGAAGCCAATGCCAAAGCGTATACCGATTTCTATCGCCAACACTTTGATGCCATTCAGCAGAAAACCGCCACGATCACCCCGAAACCAAGCGTCTTTGTTGAACCGATTGCCGGAAACTCAGATTCCTGCTGCTTCACGCACAGTAAAAGCGGCTGGGGCGGATTAGTTGAAGCAGTCGGCGCGAAAAACATTGGTTCAGATTTACTGCCAGGCGCAACGGGTTTTGTCTCGCTGGAAAAAATCATCAGCATGAAACCTGATGCCTACATCATGACGGGCTCTAAGCGTGGCAACAGTCAGGTACTGCCGTTAGGCTATGGCGCCAGCGTAGAAGACGTTCGCAATCAGGCTAATGTGCTACTAAGCCGCACGGGTATTAGCCAGATTCCGGCAGTTCAGGCGAAACACGTCTATGGCGTTTACCACCATTTCTACAACCATCCCTACAACATTGTCGGTATGGAATATCTGGCAAAAGATATTTATCCTCAGGCGTTTACCAGCCTGAACCCTGATGACACGTATCACCATATCATTCAAAATTTTACCTCGCTGCCTGACAGTGACTTTATCTTTGCCTGGAAACAAGGTGAGTAA
- the suhB gene encoding inositol-1-monophosphatase: MHPMLNIAIRAARKAGNLIAKNYETPDAVEASQKGSNDFVTNVDRDAERLIIEVIRKSYPQHTIIGEECGELAGEDPAVQWVIDPLDGTTNFIKRLPHFAVSIAVRIKGRTEVAVVYDPMRNELFTATRGQGAQLNGYRLRSSTARDLEGTVLATGFPFKLKQHSKTYINAIGALFTHCADFRRTGSAALDLAYVAAGRVDGFFEIGLKPWDFAGGELLVREAGGIVTDFVGGHNYIASGNLVAGNPRVVKAILGTIREELSDALKR, from the coding sequence ATGCATCCGATGCTCAACATCGCTATACGCGCTGCGCGTAAAGCCGGTAATTTGATTGCCAAAAACTATGAAACGCCAGACGCCGTCGAAGCTAGCCAGAAAGGCAGCAATGATTTTGTAACCAACGTCGATCGGGATGCAGAACGTCTGATCATTGAAGTCATCCGCAAATCTTACCCACAGCACACCATTATTGGTGAAGAGTGTGGCGAGCTGGCAGGTGAAGATCCGGCAGTACAATGGGTTATCGATCCTCTGGATGGCACCACCAACTTCATCAAACGTTTACCTCACTTCGCTGTTTCTATCGCGGTCCGCATTAAAGGCCGTACCGAAGTTGCCGTCGTTTACGATCCTATGCGTAATGAACTGTTTACCGCGACCCGTGGTCAAGGCGCACAGTTGAACGGCTACCGTCTGCGCAGCAGTACTGCCCGCGATCTGGAAGGCACCGTACTGGCAACAGGTTTCCCCTTCAAATTAAAGCAACATAGCAAAACCTATATCAATGCCATCGGCGCGCTGTTCACCCACTGCGCGGATTTCCGTCGTACAGGTTCTGCCGCACTGGATCTGGCGTATGTTGCCGCAGGTCGCGTTGACGGTTTCTTTGAAATCGGTCTGAAGCCGTGGGATTTTGCTGGCGGCGAGCTGCTGGTTCGTGAAGCAGGCGGGATCGTAACGGACTTCGTTGGCGGCCATAACTATATTGCGTCTGGCAATCTGGTTGCAGGTAATCCGCGTGTAGTGAAAGCCATACTGGGCACTATCCGTGAAGAACTGAGCGACGCGCTGAAGCGCTAA
- the trmJ gene encoding tRNA (cytosine(32)/uridine(32)-2'-O)-methyltransferase TrmJ, translating into MLDNIRIVLVETSHTGNMGSVARAMKTMGLSKLYLVNPLVKPDSQAIALAAGASDVIGNATIVDSFDQALEGCGLVVGTSARSRTLPWPMLEPRECGVRSAQEAEHAPVALVFGRERVGLTNDELQKCHYHVAIPANPEYSSLNLAMAVQIIAYEVRIAHLDRLQAGQTQHEESPYPLVDDLERFYQHLEQTLLQTGFIRPAHQGQVMNKLRRLFTRARPEAQELNILRGILSSVQKTHDE; encoded by the coding sequence ATGTTAGACAATATTCGCATTGTTCTGGTCGAAACGTCGCACACTGGCAATATGGGGTCAGTGGCCAGAGCGATGAAAACCATGGGGTTAAGCAAACTCTATCTGGTCAACCCGTTGGTTAAGCCTGATTCACAGGCCATTGCGCTGGCGGCAGGCGCCAGCGATGTTATCGGTAATGCCACCATTGTTGATTCGTTCGATCAGGCGCTCGAAGGGTGTGGTCTGGTCGTTGGCACCAGCGCACGTTCCCGAACCTTACCCTGGCCGATGTTGGAACCGCGTGAGTGCGGCGTTCGCAGCGCGCAGGAAGCGGAGCACGCACCGGTGGCGCTGGTGTTCGGGCGTGAACGCGTGGGATTGACGAATGATGAACTTCAGAAATGCCATTACCACGTGGCGATTCCTGCAAACCCGGAATACAGTTCGCTCAATCTGGCGATGGCAGTGCAGATCATCGCTTATGAAGTGCGTATCGCGCATTTGGATCGGTTACAGGCCGGACAGACGCAACATGAAGAATCGCCGTACCCGCTGGTCGACGATCTGGAGCGGTTTTATCAGCATCTTGAACAGACATTACTGCAAACCGGGTTTATCCGACCAGCGCATCAGGGGCAGGTCATGAACAAGCTGCGTCGCCTGTTTACCCGCGCCAGGCCTGAAGCTCAGGAACTTAACATCCTGCGCGGAATACTGAGTTCGGTACAAAAAACACACGACGAATAA
- the iscR gene encoding Fe-S cluster assembly transcriptional regulator IscR translates to MRLTSKGRYAVTAMLDVALHSQEGPVPLADISERQGISLSYLEQLFSRLRKNGLVASVRGPGGGYLLGKSANEIAVGMVISAVDESVDATRCQGREGCQGGDRCLTHTLWRDLSDRITDFLNNITLDELVNNKEVLDVADRQDADIRRTANGRIQETINVNLRA, encoded by the coding sequence ATGAGACTGACATCCAAAGGCCGTTACGCCGTTACCGCCATGCTCGATGTGGCTCTGCATTCCCAGGAAGGGCCAGTTCCATTGGCGGATATTTCTGAACGCCAAGGTATTTCACTGTCTTATCTGGAGCAGCTGTTTTCACGCCTGCGTAAGAATGGACTGGTTGCCAGCGTTCGTGGCCCGGGCGGCGGTTACCTGCTGGGTAAAAGCGCGAATGAAATCGCCGTTGGTATGGTTATTTCTGCCGTCGATGAATCCGTGGATGCAACACGCTGCCAGGGTCGTGAAGGCTGTCAGGGTGGCGATCGCTGCCTGACGCACACGCTGTGGCGCGATCTGAGTGACCGTATTACCGACTTCCTGAATAACATCACGCTGGACGAGCTGGTGAATAATAAGGAAGTGCTGGATGTTGCGGATCGTCAGGATGCGGACATTCGCCGCACCGCCAATGGACGTATTCAGGAAACGATCAACGTTAACCTGCGCGCCTGA